From the genome of Sulfitobacter sp. DSM 110093, one region includes:
- a CDS encoding MarR family winged helix-turn-helix transcriptional regulator, giving the protein MTDDKNTLAIMLFGELLAADQQVRSRLTRVLPRGMEISHFSVLNSLSWHGGERSPAQLAETFNVTRGAMTNTLSKLEWAGYVHIRPDWDDARRKMVAISPAGRQARDAAVNAITPMISNVVDDLGEEQVRATLPILRALRRQLSQG; this is encoded by the coding sequence ATGACCGACGATAAAAATACCCTTGCGATCATGCTGTTCGGTGAATTGCTGGCCGCCGATCAACAGGTGCGCAGTCGCCTAACGCGGGTTCTGCCGCGCGGGATGGAGATCTCGCATTTTTCGGTGCTGAACTCTCTGTCGTGGCACGGCGGCGAACGCTCGCCCGCGCAATTGGCCGAGACATTCAACGTCACCCGCGGGGCGATGACCAACACGCTCAGCAAACTGGAGTGGGCCGGTTATGTTCATATTCGCCCCGATTGGGATGACGCGCGGCGCAAGATGGTTGCGATCAGCCCCGCCGGGCGGCAGGCACGGGATGCCGCGGTGAACGCGATCACGCCGATGATTTCCAACGTGGTGGATGATCTGGGCGAAGAGCAGGTCCGCGCCACGCTGCCGATCCTGCGCGCGCTCAGGCGTCAGTTGAGCCAGGGTTAA
- a CDS encoding carbon-nitrogen hydrolase family protein produces the protein MKTALLQLNVSDDPATNLIETRALLREAVAGGAEFVLTPEVTNCVSTSRSHQQAVLAYEEDDATLAALREEAAKAGIWLLIGSLALKTRGGDGRFANRSFLISPQGEIVARYDKIHMFDVDISATETYRESAGYRPGDKAVVAETPFGKIGMSVCYDMRFPALYQALAEAGARILTMPAAFSPVTGAAHWHSLLRARAIENGCYVLAPAQTGTHASTEHKTRDTYGHSLVVAPWGEVVLDAGTAPGVYFCDMDMEECDKARAKVPSLANRRTFAAP, from the coding sequence ATGAAAACCGCGCTGCTGCAACTCAACGTCTCGGACGATCCGGCCACCAATCTGATCGAAACCCGCGCCTTATTGCGCGAGGCGGTGGCGGGCGGGGCAGAATTTGTCTTGACGCCCGAGGTGACGAATTGCGTCAGCACCAGCCGGTCCCATCAGCAGGCAGTGCTCGCCTATGAGGAAGACGATGCCACCCTCGCCGCCCTGCGCGAAGAGGCGGCGAAGGCTGGTATCTGGCTGCTGATCGGTTCGCTTGCGCTTAAGACGCGCGGCGGCGACGGGCGTTTTGCTAATCGCTCATTCCTGATCTCTCCGCAGGGAGAGATTGTGGCCCGTTACGACAAGATCCATATGTTCGACGTGGATATCAGCGCGACAGAAACCTACCGAGAGTCCGCAGGCTATCGCCCCGGTGATAAGGCGGTAGTGGCCGAGACGCCCTTTGGTAAGATCGGCATGTCAGTTTGCTATGACATGCGCTTTCCCGCGCTTTATCAGGCACTTGCAGAGGCGGGGGCGCGTATCCTCACGATGCCTGCGGCGTTCTCTCCGGTGACGGGGGCCGCGCATTGGCACAGTCTGCTGCGGGCGCGGGCGATTGAGAATGGCTGCTATGTGCTGGCTCCGGCGCAGACCGGCACCCATGCCAGCACCGAGCATAAGACCCGCGACACCTATGGGCATTCGCTGGTTGTGGCCCCTTGGGGGGAGGTTGTGTTGGATGCCGGGACGGCCCCCGGCGTTTACTTTTGTGACATGGACATGGAAGAATGTGACAAGGCCCGCGCCAAAGTGCCCAGCCTTGCCAACCGCCGCACCTTTGCCGCGCCCTGA
- the grxC gene encoding glutaredoxin 3, whose protein sequence is MQPVEIYTSPLCGFCHSAKRLLTQKGAAFDEVDVLSEPERKKEMIQRAGGARTVPQIFIGEVHVGGCDELYALDRAGKLDALLQDT, encoded by the coding sequence ATGCAACCTGTCGAAATCTATACCTCCCCGCTTTGCGGGTTTTGCCATTCCGCCAAACGTCTGCTGACCCAAAAGGGCGCGGCTTTTGATGAGGTCGATGTTCTGTCCGAACCTGAGCGCAAGAAAGAGATGATCCAACGCGCTGGCGGTGCCCGTACCGTGCCTCAGATCTTTATCGGTGAGGTGCATGTAGGTGGCTGTGATGAGCTTTACGCACTGGACCGCGCTGGTAAACTCGACGCGCTGCTGCAAGACACATGA
- a CDS encoding ComF family protein → MPPRGLQTAVSLIYPPRCLGCGGVVDADFGLCGTCWRDMSFIGGTVCDACGVPLPGGGDLASPHCDACLATPRPWAQGRAALLYRDMGRKLVLALKHGDRQEIARPAARWMAQAVQEILPEQALIAPVPLHWLRLLKRRYNQSALLAKALSAQTGLSWCPDLLQRTRSTPSLDGLGRVERFDVLHEAIRVHPRRRHRLIARPVILVDDVFTSGATLTATTQACIDAGSGPVFVLALARVAKET, encoded by the coding sequence ATGCCGCCACGGGGACTTCAAACAGCGGTGTCGTTAATTTACCCGCCGCGCTGTCTGGGCTGTGGCGGGGTGGTGGACGCAGATTTCGGGCTTTGCGGCACCTGTTGGCGTGACATGTCCTTTATCGGCGGCACGGTTTGCGATGCTTGCGGGGTGCCGCTGCCGGGTGGCGGCGATCTGGCTTCACCGCATTGTGATGCTTGTCTTGCCACACCGCGCCCTTGGGCACAGGGCCGTGCGGCGTTGCTCTATCGGGATATGGGGCGCAAACTGGTGCTGGCATTGAAACACGGCGACCGCCAAGAGATCGCTCGCCCCGCAGCCCGTTGGATGGCGCAGGCGGTGCAGGAAATTTTGCCCGAACAGGCGCTGATCGCTCCGGTGCCGTTGCATTGGCTACGGTTGCTGAAGCGGCGCTACAATCAATCGGCCCTGCTGGCCAAGGCGCTGTCGGCGCAGACTGGTCTCAGTTGGTGCCCTGACTTGCTGCAACGCACCCGGAGCACGCCCTCGCTTGATGGGTTGGGGCGGGTGGAACGGTTCGACGTGCTGCATGAGGCGATCCGCGTTCACCCACGACGGCGCCACAGATTGATCGCGCGGCCCGTGATTTTGGTGGATGATGTATTCACGTCGGGGGCCACACTAACGGCCACGACGCAGGCCTGTATTGATGCCGGTTCCGGCCCCGTTTTCGTGCTGGCACTGGCGCGCGTGGCCAAAGAGACCTAG
- a CDS encoding SAM-dependent methyltransferase: MTAQPPLIDPTALAHRRARATVRGMFLQQAAADEVQDRVGLVKKPFTAPAIVTAFPQVWAAAFPNAKIIPEAEVLALEPQAHDLVIHAMGLHWANDPIGQLIQCRRALRPDGLLHAVALGGQTLHELRACLGQAEAEVTGGLSPRIAPMGELRDLGALLQRAGLALPVADSQPLTVEYENAWALMRDLREMGEGNALQARLRRPTGRAVLIRAAELYATHFTAASGRVTATFDMIFLAGWAPDDSQQRPLRPGSAQQRLADALNSREEPLPD; the protein is encoded by the coding sequence ATGACAGCACAGCCTCCCCTGATCGACCCCACGGCCCTTGCCCATCGCCGCGCCCGCGCGACGGTGCGGGGTATGTTCTTGCAACAGGCAGCCGCCGATGAGGTTCAGGATCGGGTGGGACTGGTTAAGAAACCGTTTACCGCTCCAGCCATCGTGACCGCTTTCCCGCAGGTCTGGGCGGCCGCCTTCCCCAACGCCAAGATTATCCCCGAGGCCGAGGTATTGGCGCTGGAACCGCAGGCCCATGATCTGGTGATCCACGCCATGGGGCTGCATTGGGCGAATGACCCCATCGGCCAATTGATCCAATGCCGCCGTGCGCTGCGGCCCGATGGGCTGCTGCACGCCGTGGCGCTTGGCGGGCAGACTCTGCATGAGTTGCGGGCTTGTCTTGGCCAAGCCGAAGCCGAAGTGACCGGCGGCCTGTCGCCGCGCATTGCCCCGATGGGGGAACTGCGCGATTTGGGTGCGCTATTGCAACGCGCCGGACTGGCGCTGCCGGTGGCCGATAGCCAACCGCTGACCGTGGAATACGAAAACGCTTGGGCATTGATGCGCGATCTGCGCGAGATGGGTGAAGGCAACGCGTTGCAAGCCCGGCTGCGCCGCCCCACAGGCCGCGCGGTTCTGATCCGGGCAGCAGAGCTTTATGCCACCCATTTCACCGCTGCCTCTGGCCGGGTCACCGCGACCTTCGATATGATCTTCCTCGCCGGTTGGGCGCCGGACGATAGTCAGCAGAGACCCCTGCGTCCCGGTTCCGCACAACAGCGGCTTGCAGATGCGCTGAATAGTCGCGAAGAGCCCCTCCCCGATTGA
- the hemH gene encoding ferrochelatase — MQAAQPQSAQADAGQPDSGQPQHGPSDHPKVPRPKVGVLLANLGTPDGYDYWSMRRYLSEFLSDRRVIDYSPWKWQPLLQTVILTKRPFTSGAAYKSIWNEAENESPLATITKSQTAKIKAALQARYGADVMVDYAMRYGNPSTRSKVEAMTAAGCQKILFFPLYPQYAGATTATANDAFFAALAKEKWQPASRTVAPYFDRPDYIEALAQSVERAYAAKDKKPDLLVCSYHGLPQRYLMEGDPYHCQCQKTTRLLKERLGWQDSEIMTTFQSQFGPEEWLQPYTVEEVARQAKAGKKSIAVCAPAFSADCIETLEEINEEIKESFEEAGGDDFTYIPCLNDDDAHIEALTTIISENLAGWI; from the coding sequence ATGCAGGCAGCCCAGCCCCAATCCGCCCAAGCCGACGCCGGTCAACCAGACTCCGGCCAACCCCAACACGGCCCCAGCGACCACCCCAAAGTCCCGCGTCCCAAGGTTGGCGTCCTGCTCGCCAACCTCGGCACGCCGGACGGTTATGATTATTGGTCGATGCGCCGCTACCTAAGCGAGTTCCTCTCGGACCGTCGAGTGATCGACTATAGCCCGTGGAAATGGCAACCACTGCTGCAAACGGTGATCCTGACCAAACGCCCCTTCACCAGCGGCGCGGCGTATAAATCCATCTGGAACGAAGCCGAAAACGAAAGCCCGCTGGCAACGATCACCAAGTCGCAGACTGCCAAGATCAAGGCGGCGCTGCAGGCGCGTTACGGTGCCGATGTGATGGTCGATTACGCCATGCGCTACGGCAACCCATCGACCCGGTCCAAGGTCGAAGCGATGACCGCCGCAGGATGCCAGAAGATCCTGTTTTTCCCGCTTTACCCGCAATATGCCGGGGCCACGACCGCGACGGCGAATGACGCTTTCTTTGCCGCGCTGGCCAAAGAGAAATGGCAGCCTGCGTCGCGCACCGTTGCCCCCTACTTCGACCGCCCTGACTATATCGAAGCGCTGGCCCAATCGGTTGAGCGTGCCTATGCCGCGAAGGACAAGAAGCCCGACCTGCTGGTCTGCTCCTACCACGGTCTGCCGCAGCGCTATCTGATGGAGGGTGACCCCTATCATTGCCAATGCCAGAAAACGACGCGCCTGTTGAAAGAGCGTTTGGGCTGGCAAGACAGCGAGATAATGACGACCTTCCAATCGCAATTCGGCCCCGAAGAATGGTTGCAGCCCTACACGGTGGAAGAGGTTGCCCGGCAGGCCAAAGCTGGCAAGAAAAGCATCGCCGTCTGCGCGCCCGCCTTTTCGGCGGATTGCATCGAAACGCTGGAAGAGATCAACGAAGAGATCAAGGAGAGCTTTGAAGAGGCGGGCGGTGACGATTTCACCTATATCCCATGCCTTAACGATGATGACGCGCATATCGAGGCACTGACCACGATCATCAGCGAAAATCTAGCCGGTTGGATCTAA
- a CDS encoding L,D-transpeptidase: MSAHRFSFQSRRGFLAGSAAMLATPALAQDTSSFNSDATTEAERDLTESVKRNVSSFRMLDWRPYFSDTRNGAVLVDIDSRAVHYWSEDQSVYKLYPSSVPLTEDLTRRGRTRIIKKVEGPSWRPTPSMLKRNPEWPPYVGPGPDNPLGSHALYLSWTYYRIHGTHDTRKIGRKSSNGCIGLYNEHIAELFAFTKVGTQVLLI, from the coding sequence ATGTCCGCTCACCGTTTTTCGTTTCAGAGCCGTCGTGGCTTCCTTGCTGGCAGTGCTGCGATGCTTGCCACGCCGGCACTGGCGCAAGATACCTCTTCTTTTAACTCAGACGCGACCACCGAAGCAGAGCGCGATTTGACTGAATCGGTCAAACGCAATGTCTCTAGCTTTCGCATGTTGGATTGGCGGCCTTATTTCAGCGACACGCGCAACGGTGCGGTGCTGGTAGATATTGACAGCCGCGCGGTGCATTACTGGTCCGAAGATCAAAGCGTTTATAAGCTTTACCCTTCGTCCGTGCCCCTGACCGAAGACCTGACCCGTCGTGGCCGTACCCGGATCATCAAGAAAGTAGAGGGGCCAAGCTGGCGCCCGACGCCTTCGATGCTAAAGCGAAATCCTGAGTGGCCGCCCTATGTCGGCCCCGGCCCGGACAACCCCTTGGGCTCCCACGCGCTATACCTCAGCTGGACCTATTATCGTATCCACGGAACCCACGACACAAGAAAAATTGGACGTAAGTCTTCCAATGGTTGTATCGGGCTCTATAACGAACATATCGCCGAACTTTTTGCCTTCACAAAGGTCGGCACCCAAGTGTTGCTTATTTGA
- a CDS encoding CAP domain-containing protein, with protein MIRILSILLALTVALSACAPSSTTGGKASGSYRISRSDAGTIQFRMLDSVNALRSSAGVTPLALDAKLNAAAATHSRDMSVQNRPWHFGSDGSSPIDRIQRVGYTGGLVGEVISETYETELETLAAWMEQPDTRRILMAPDGRQMGFSWYQENGGKIWWTLVVGN; from the coding sequence ATGATCCGTATCCTGTCCATCCTGCTGGCGCTGACGGTTGCGCTGTCTGCCTGTGCCCCGTCCAGCACGACCGGTGGCAAAGCCAGCGGCTCTTACCGCATCAGCCGTTCCGACGCGGGTACAATCCAATTCCGTATGCTCGACTCGGTGAATGCGCTGCGCAGCTCGGCCGGGGTCACGCCTTTGGCGCTGGATGCCAAACTGAACGCCGCCGCCGCGACACACTCGCGCGATATGTCGGTGCAAAACCGTCCTTGGCACTTTGGCTCTGATGGATCGTCGCCAATCGACCGCATCCAGCGCGTTGGCTATACCGGTGGCCTCGTCGGCGAAGTGATCTCGGAAACCTATGAGACCGAGCTTGAGACCCTCGCCGCTTGGATGGAGCAGCCAGACACCCGCCGCATCTTGATGGCGCCAGATGGCCGCCAGATGGGTTTCTCTTGGTATCAGGAAAACGGTGGCAAGATCTGGTGGACACTGGTTGTCGGCAACTGA
- a CDS encoding L,D-transpeptidase family protein, giving the protein MKRRTMILGGTAMVALGACSSSKFKRYNGPEVTYVVVNKSQRRMMLLHHNRVLEDYPIKLGFAPVGHKVVEGDGRTPEGLYRIDRRNPNSRFHLSIGIDYPNQLDAEYARSMGKSPGGDIFIHGQKDPRKKEKHDWTWGCIAVTNKEIEDVYAMVRDGTPILITP; this is encoded by the coding sequence ATGAAACGCAGGACAATGATACTTGGCGGCACCGCTATGGTGGCGCTTGGCGCATGCAGCAGCAGTAAATTCAAACGCTACAATGGTCCTGAAGTGACCTATGTGGTTGTGAACAAAAGCCAACGTCGCATGATGTTGCTGCATCATAACCGCGTTTTGGAAGACTACCCGATCAAGTTGGGCTTCGCTCCGGTAGGCCATAAAGTGGTCGAAGGCGACGGGCGTACGCCCGAAGGGCTATATCGAATCGACCGTCGCAATCCGAACAGCCGTTTTCATCTTTCGATTGGTATCGATTACCCGAACCAGTTGGATGCCGAATATGCACGTTCGATGGGCAAGAGCCCCGGAGGCGACATCTTTATTCACGGGCAGAAAGACCCGCGGAAGAAGGAAAAGCACGATTGGACTTGGGGCTGTATCGCCGTCACCAACAAAGAGATCGAAGATGTCTATGCGATGGTGCGCGATGGCACGCCGATTCTGATTACGCCCTAA
- a CDS encoding class I SAM-dependent RNA methyltransferase, giving the protein MTEHHILRLGHHGDGIAEGPIFAPMTLPGETVSGEVEGQQLRDVRIVTPSEQRVAPPCRHFKSCGGCQLQHAGDDFVAGWKVDVVRNALSAHGLETEFRPIQTSPAQSRRRATFAARRTKKGAMAGFHGRASDVLIEVPGCQLVDPALLPGLKVAEELALIGTSRKAELAVTVTLSEEGLDVSVANGKPLDGPLRQQLAQTCEALALARLTWDGEVIAMRAPPAQRFGNAAVTPPPGAFLQATRHGEAALLAAVTEAVGDADTVVDLFAGCGTFALPLAQKARVHAVEGDAEMIAALEGGWRRAKGAKPVTTATRDLFRRPLLPDELAKVDAVVLDPPRAGAEAQVAEIIRAQVSRVAYVSCNPVSFARDVQNMVSAGYRLDWVQVVDQFRWSSHVELAACLTAPES; this is encoded by the coding sequence ATGACAGAACATCACATCTTGCGCCTTGGCCACCACGGCGACGGCATCGCCGAAGGTCCGATCTTTGCTCCGATGACCCTGCCGGGGGAAACCGTCAGCGGTGAAGTCGAGGGCCAACAGCTGCGCGACGTGCGGATTGTTACGCCGTCCGAACAGCGGGTCGCGCCGCCGTGCCGCCATTTCAAATCCTGCGGGGGCTGCCAGTTGCAGCATGCCGGAGATGATTTCGTGGCCGGGTGGAAGGTCGATGTGGTCCGCAATGCGCTGTCGGCGCATGGGTTAGAGACAGAATTTCGCCCCATCCAAACCTCGCCTGCGCAATCGCGCCGCCGGGCCACCTTTGCTGCGCGCCGCACGAAAAAGGGCGCCATGGCCGGGTTCCATGGCCGCGCTTCTGACGTGTTGATCGAGGTGCCGGGCTGTCAGTTGGTCGATCCCGCGCTCTTGCCGGGGTTGAAGGTTGCAGAGGAACTGGCGCTGATCGGCACCAGCCGCAAGGCCGAATTGGCCGTGACCGTGACGCTGTCGGAAGAGGGGCTGGACGTGTCGGTTGCCAATGGCAAACCGCTCGACGGGCCGCTGAGGCAGCAGTTGGCGCAGACCTGTGAGGCTTTGGCACTGGCACGGCTGACGTGGGATGGCGAGGTGATCGCGATGCGCGCACCGCCCGCGCAGCGCTTTGGCAACGCAGCGGTCACGCCCCCGCCGGGCGCTTTCCTACAAGCGACGCGCCATGGGGAGGCAGCCCTGCTTGCCGCAGTGACCGAAGCCGTTGGCGATGCCGATACCGTTGTCGATCTCTTCGCGGGCTGCGGTACTTTTGCTTTGCCCCTTGCACAAAAGGCGCGAGTACATGCGGTTGAGGGCGATGCCGAGATGATCGCCGCCTTGGAGGGTGGCTGGCGTCGCGCCAAGGGCGCCAAACCGGTCACTACGGCGACGCGCGATCTGTTTCGCCGCCCCCTTTTGCCAGATGAGTTGGCCAAGGTTGATGCCGTTGTGCTTGACCCGCCGCGCGCCGGAGCAGAGGCGCAGGTGGCCGAGATCATCCGTGCGCAGGTGTCTCGGGTGGCCTATGTGTCCTGCAATCCGGTAAGCTTTGCCCGTGACGTGCAAAACATGGTGTCAGCGGGGTATCGTCTCGACTGGGTTCAAGTCGTGGATCAGTTCCGTTGGTCCTCTCATGTTGAGCTTGCTGCCTGTCTGACCGCGCCTGAGAGCTAA
- a CDS encoding ABC transporter ATP-binding protein → MSISNWINPFHPADGPPPQTLGAFMRWCLSGAWPVLWLAAFLSAAAGAMEAGTAWILGKVIDATVSAGPERFFEGSSLVLVLGAVAFFLVARPVLFGLSSASNAIMVQPNVNPLVLSRLHRWTLGQNVNFFDEDFAGRIAQKQMQAARAVTDVAAEVINVVAFALASLVGSVALLLAIDWRVAVGFSVWLVMYLALINWFLPRVRKRAAGRAGARALVSGQVVDTITNIKTVKLFAHADHEDRAALSAMQSFRARALEFGYLAAGFRLALMSLAGLLPVLLLGGTILLWQRGMASEGDIVASGAIAIRIAQMTGWVSFTLMAIYSNIGEVEDGMRTLTPRVRLDDGPDAQELVVKAGQIELRDLGFAYGRQTGGIDRISLTIKPGEKLGIVGASGAGKSTLVALLLRLYEPEQGKIVIDGMDTSEVTQESLRRNIGMVTQETAMFNRSARDNILYGRPDATEAEVIAAAQRAEAHDFIQELEDHKGRRGYDAHLGERGVKLSGGQRQRIALARAILKDAPILVLDEATSALDSEVEAAIQQTLDRVMEGKTVLAIAHRLSTLTEMDRIMVLDAGRIAEIGSHADLLAQDGLYARYWHRQSGGFLDVRAAE, encoded by the coding sequence GTGAGCATTTCGAACTGGATCAACCCGTTTCACCCCGCCGATGGCCCGCCGCCGCAAACGCTGGGGGCTTTCATGCGCTGGTGCCTGTCGGGCGCTTGGCCGGTGCTCTGGCTCGCGGCTTTTCTGTCGGCAGCCGCCGGCGCGATGGAGGCGGGCACGGCGTGGATTTTGGGCAAGGTCATCGATGCCACGGTCAGCGCGGGCCCTGAGCGGTTCTTCGAAGGCAGCAGTCTGGTGTTGGTACTGGGCGCGGTGGCGTTCTTTCTGGTGGCGCGGCCCGTGCTGTTCGGTCTGTCCTCGGCCTCGAACGCGATCATGGTGCAACCCAATGTGAATCCGCTGGTGTTGTCGCGTTTGCACCGTTGGACGCTGGGGCAGAACGTCAATTTCTTTGACGAAGACTTCGCCGGCCGCATCGCGCAAAAGCAGATGCAGGCGGCGCGGGCGGTGACGGATGTGGCGGCTGAGGTGATCAACGTGGTGGCTTTTGCGCTGGCGTCCCTCGTGGGGTCGGTGGCGCTACTTTTGGCGATCGATTGGCGCGTGGCGGTTGGGTTTTCGGTCTGGCTGGTCATGTATCTGGCGCTGATCAACTGGTTCTTGCCGCGCGTGCGTAAGCGGGCGGCGGGCCGTGCCGGGGCGCGGGCGTTGGTGTCGGGGCAGGTGGTGGATACGATTACCAATATCAAGACGGTGAAGCTCTTTGCCCATGCCGATCACGAGGACCGCGCAGCGCTTTCCGCGATGCAAAGCTTTCGTGCCCGGGCGCTGGAGTTTGGCTATCTCGCCGCAGGGTTCCGTTTGGCGCTGATGAGCCTTGCGGGGCTTTTGCCGGTGCTTCTGCTTGGCGGGACGATCCTGCTGTGGCAGCGCGGTATGGCAAGCGAGGGGGATATCGTGGCCTCCGGTGCCATCGCGATCCGTATCGCACAGATGACCGGTTGGGTGTCTTTCACGCTGATGGCGATCTATTCCAACATTGGTGAGGTCGAAGACGGCATGCGCACCCTGACGCCGCGCGTGCGGTTGGACGACGGGCCTGATGCGCAAGAGTTGGTGGTGAAGGCCGGGCAGATCGAACTGCGCGACCTCGGTTTTGCCTATGGCCGCCAGACCGGCGGGATCGACCGGATTTCACTGACCATCAAACCAGGTGAGAAGCTGGGGATCGTTGGCGCTTCGGGGGCAGGGAAATCGACCCTCGTGGCGCTGCTTTTGCGGCTCTATGAACCGGAACAGGGCAAGATCGTGATTGACGGGATGGATACATCGGAAGTCACGCAAGAGAGCCTGCGGCGAAATATCGGTATGGTCACGCAAGAAACGGCGATGTTCAACCGCTCGGCCCGGGACAACATCCTTTACGGGCGACCCGACGCGACAGAGGCCGAGGTCATCGCGGCGGCGCAGCGTGCCGAGGCGCATGACTTCATTCAAGAGCTTGAAGATCACAAAGGCCGCCGTGGCTATGACGCGCACCTGGGGGAGCGGGGGGTGAAGCTTTCCGGCGGGCAGCGTCAGCGTATCGCCTTGGCCCGCGCCATTTTGAAAGACGCGCCTATTCTAGTGCTGGACGAGGCGACAAGCGCGCTGGATAGCGAAGTGGAGGCCGCCATTCAGCAGACCCTAGACCGTGTGATGGAGGGGAAAACCGTGCTTGCCATCGCGCACCGTCTGTCGACCCTGACAGAAATGGACCGCATCATGGTGTTGGACGCAGGCCGCATCGCAGAGATCGGCAGCCATGCTGATCTGCTTGCCCAAGACGGGCTTTATGCGCGCTATTGGCACCGTCAGTCGGGCGGGTTTCTGGATGTGAGGGCGGCGGAATAG